GTGTCTCTGGTCGCTGCGCGCGACTACGACACGCCAAGCCGCGTTTCGCTGAGCGAAGACGGCAGCGGCAACCCGGTTCTGAACCTGGGCGCCGACCTTGATCGCGCCTGGTCGAGTGTCGGGCGTGCGCTGGGGCAGGGCGACTGGCGCGTTGAGGACATCAACCGTAGCCTGGGCCTTTATTACATCAACCTGGCTGAAAAAGCCGACCGTCCCGAGAACAAGCCCGGTTTCTTCGGACGCATGTTCGGCAGTGACGAGTCCAAAGAGCAGATCGAAGCCCGCGCAGACCGTTATCAGGTCCGTCTGAGCAAGGTGGGTGACAACGTTCAAGTCACCGTCGAGAAGAACATCAACACCGTCGCTCCGGCTGAAATTGCCCGTCGCGTACTGGGTGTGATTCAAGACAACCTCGGCTAAGTGCGCTTCGCGGTTCTGGGCAGTGGCAGCCGGGGTAACGCCACGCTGATTGCCAGCAACGACACGTACGTGCTGGTCGATTGCGGTTTCTCTCTACGGGAAACCGAGCGCAGGCTCGACCGACTCGGCGTCAGTGGCAAGCAATTGAGCGCGATTCTGGTGACCCACGAACATGCCGATCATGTGCATGGGGTGGGTTTGTTGTCCCGGCGCTACGACGTGCCGGTCTACCTCAGTGACGGTACGTTTCGCGGTCTGCGCAAGCCTGTCGATGTCGCTGGCGTGCTGGCGGGCGGGCAGGGGCTCCAAGTCGGTGGTCTTGAGATCGACGTGGTGTCGGTGGCGCACGATGCACTGGAGCCGACGCAGTTTGTGTTCAATGACGGACGACGTCGATTCGGCTTGCTGACAGACCTCGGTTCGTACTGCCCCGCTGTGCTGCAAAGCTACACAGGGCTCGATGCACTCATGGTCGAGTCCAACCATTGCCGCGACATGCTCGCGCGTGGCCATTACCCGTACTTCCTGAAGCAACGGGTGGGCGGCGAGAGAGGGCATCTGAATAACCACCAGGCCGCAAACCTGGTGAGCGAGCTGGGATGGCAAGGTTTGCAGCACCTTGTGCTGGCCCATCTGAGCAGCAAGAACAACCTGCCGCATCTGGCCAGGCAATGTTTCGTCGACACCCTCGGGTGCGATCCGGACTGGCTACAATTGGCCGATCAAGATTCAGGGCTCGACTGGCGCGAAATCGCCTAGCGTCCCACAAGGGGCGCCTAGCCCAACTATTTAGCAAGCGGAGCCCATCATGGAAAAACGTGAAGAACTCTACCGCGGCAAAGCCAAGTCGGTGTACACCACTGACGGCGCTGACCGTTTGATCCTGTTGTTTCGCAACGACACCTCGGCGTTCGACGGCAAGCGCATCGAACAGCTCGACCGCAAAGGCATGGTGAACAACAAGTTCAACGCGTTCATCATGCAAAAGCTCGAAGAAGCGGGCGTTCCAACCCAATTCGACGCGCTGCTGGGCGATAACGAATGCCTGGTGAAGAAGCTCGACATGATCCCCGTCGAGTGCGTTGTGCGTAACTACGCAGCCGGTAGCCTGGTCAAGCGTCTGGGCATCGAAGAAGGTCAGAAACTTGATCCTTACACCTTCGAACTGTTCCTGAAGGACGATGCCAAGGGCGACCCGTTCATCAACGAATCCCATGTTGTGGCATTCGGCTGGGGCACCGCTGAACAACTCGTGCGCATGAAAGAGCTGTCGCTGAAGGTCAACGAAGTCCTGACCAAGCTGTTCGACGACGCAGGTCTGCTGCTGGTCGACTTCAAGCTTGAATTTGGCGTGTTCCACGGCGAAATCGTCCTCGGCGATGAGTTCAGCCCGGACGGTTGCCGCCTGTGGGACAAAGAGACCCGCAAGAAGATGGACAAGGACCGCTTCCGCCAGGGCCTCGGTGACGTCATCGAAGCCTACGAAGAAGTCGCGCAGCGTCTGGGCGTACCGCTCTAAACCGGAAAGTCACGCAAGCATCTGATAGCACGCGAAAAATCCTTAAAAAGGTGTTCGCGTTCTGCGATTGAGCTGTTATGATTCGCGCCGTTGGAGAGATGCCGGAGTGGCCGAACGGGACGGATTCGAAATCCGTTGTACTGGCGACAGTACCTAGGGTTCGAATCCCTATCTCTCCGCCATATTAAAAATCCTTATATATCAATAAGTTATGAGGGTTTGGTAAGGCGATCTTGTACCAGCGCTTTGTACCAAGAAAATTGCCCTGATCTTTTGGATCGGGGTTTTTTTTTGCTTAATTTTGATCTGACGAATCTAGTATGAAGTCTTGGCCAAATCCCTCGAGGTATCCGTTTCGTTTGTTTAATAAGCGTCAGGCACCCCATGCCCACTCCAACGGAGTAAACTCTTAGACTGCACGTGCTCAACGCCCTAACTTTGCAGGAGAATCCGTGAAACTCAATCAGCTATCTTTGCGGGATTACCGCTGTTTTGATGCGCTCGAAATTGATTTTCATCCGGAACTTACCGTTTTGGTTGCGAGCAATGGTGCAGGTAAAACATCGATTCTCGACGCTATCGCAATAGCATTTGGGCCTTATGTTGGGGCCTTCGATGAGGCTGTTGGCAAGCATTTTGAGCCTAGTGACATTCGTCAGGTCCGAGCGCGAACCACGGTTACCCATGAGATGGAGTATTCCGCCAAGGGAGTAAGACTCGAAGCGAGAGGTATGATCCCTGGTAGCGTCGCAGAGCGACTAGATGATTTGCCATCAATATGGCGACGGAGCCTCACTGGCCCGACTAAAACCAAGACGTCGGTCAAGGACGCAAAGGAGTTGAGAGATTACGGCAAGCGTATGCAGGAAGCTGTTCGTACGCCAGGCAGCGATGTGGTCTTACCTCTGCTCGCTTATTATGGCACTGGTCGATTGTGGCAACAGAAAAATCAGAAAAGGCAGTCATGGTCCGAGAAAATTGTTCGGACGTCTCGCACTGTCGGGTATACCGACTGCTTGGACCCTGCATCCAAGTACAAAGCGTTCGTGGAGTGGTTTCGGTACTGGAACTTTAATGCCAAAGAGCTGCGTATCAAGGCCTTGGAGCTGAGAGAAACGGCTGTCGTAAGCGAATTTGACGGGTATATCGAATCAGTCAGTGCTGCCGTCAATGCATGCCTCGAACCCGCCGGTTGGAAGAATATCGAGT
The DNA window shown above is from Pseudomonas sp. BSw22131 and carries:
- the purC gene encoding phosphoribosylaminoimidazolesuccinocarboxamide synthase; translation: MEKREELYRGKAKSVYTTDGADRLILLFRNDTSAFDGKRIEQLDRKGMVNNKFNAFIMQKLEEAGVPTQFDALLGDNECLVKKLDMIPVECVVRNYAAGSLVKRLGIEEGQKLDPYTFELFLKDDAKGDPFINESHVVAFGWGTAEQLVRMKELSLKVNEVLTKLFDDAGLLLVDFKLEFGVFHGEIVLGDEFSPDGCRLWDKETRKKMDKDRFRQGLGDVIEAYEEVAQRLGVPL
- a CDS encoding MBL fold metallo-hydrolase is translated as MRFAVLGSGSRGNATLIASNDTYVLVDCGFSLRETERRLDRLGVSGKQLSAILVTHEHADHVHGVGLLSRRYDVPVYLSDGTFRGLRKPVDVAGVLAGGQGLQVGGLEIDVVSVAHDALEPTQFVFNDGRRRFGLLTDLGSYCPAVLQSYTGLDALMVESNHCRDMLARGHYPYFLKQRVGGERGHLNNHQAANLVSELGWQGLQHLVLAHLSSKNNLPHLARQCFVDTLGCDPDWLQLADQDSGLDWREIA
- a CDS encoding AAA family ATPase — encoded protein: MKLNQLSLRDYRCFDALEIDFHPELTVLVASNGAGKTSILDAIAIAFGPYVGAFDEAVGKHFEPSDIRQVRARTTVTHEMEYSAKGVRLEARGMIPGSVAERLDDLPSIWRRSLTGPTKTKTSVKDAKELRDYGKRMQEAVRTPGSDVVLPLLAYYGTGRLWQQKNQKRQSWSEKIVRTSRTVGYTDCLDPASKYKAFVEWFRYWNFNAKELRIKALELRETAVVSEFDGYIESVSAAVNACLEPAGWKNIEYSFSRDALVAHHDDFGELPVELLSDGIRNMIGMVADIGFRATKLNGQLGAHAAKSTPGIVLIDEVDMHLHPRWQQTILSQLRDAFPRLQFIVTTHSPQVLTTVPSESIRILRGNKVYSAPPGTEGSEPERMLKQVLGLEEVRPPGNPATQELKEYLALVDRDQWSSERAKTLRERLDRRYQGQEPALLDADLQIDNRKWELGD